In the genome of Hugenholtzia roseola DSM 9546, one region contains:
- a CDS encoding MAE_28990/MAE_18760 family HEPN-like nuclease, whose translation MDIKSLEELQTFLEQESSWRKKEIAFFFQLLNQRRKDKKGQVEEGQKTLLRAAWANLYAHWEGFVKQAARAYLAYVAFQEIEFRQLKPNFAAILNRLALKDIENTKRIAPFLNALRQIEGGKFDKKLAANSGVDTTSNLTHEVLLDIWNAIGLNIPDNFELKRKSFDKLLENRNKIVHGERLFIDYKNGWEDYEQMRLTLLNSIEELKTEILNAVHLKTYLR comes from the coding sequence ATGGACATAAAAAGCCTTGAAGAATTGCAAACCTTTTTAGAACAAGAAAGTAGTTGGCGCAAAAAAGAAATTGCGTTTTTCTTTCAGCTTTTAAACCAAAGACGAAAAGATAAAAAAGGGCAGGTGGAAGAGGGACAAAAAACGCTATTACGAGCAGCTTGGGCAAATCTTTACGCGCATTGGGAGGGCTTTGTCAAGCAAGCCGCACGCGCCTACTTAGCGTATGTTGCATTTCAGGAGATAGAATTTAGGCAACTCAAACCCAACTTCGCTGCAATTTTGAATCGTTTGGCACTAAAAGATATAGAAAATACCAAACGAATTGCGCCTTTTTTAAACGCGCTTAGGCAGATTGAGGGCGGTAAATTTGATAAAAAATTGGCGGCAAATAGTGGCGTTGATACAACTTCAAACCTAACCCATGAGGTTTTATTAGACATTTGGAATGCAATTGGCTTGAATATTCCCGACAATTTTGAACTAAAAAGAAAATCGTTTGATAAATTATTAGAAAATAGAAATAAAATTGTACATGGCGAACGATTATTTATAGATTACAAGAATGGTTGGGAAGATTATGAGCAAATGCGCTTGACCCTACTCAATAGCATTGAGGAACTCAAAACAGAAATTCTCAATGCAGTACATTTAAAAACATATTTACGCTAA
- a CDS encoding pyruvate dehydrogenase complex dihydrolipoamide acetyltransferase, translating to MAEIINLPRMTDTMEEGVVSSVLVKVGDSVKSGDTLAEVETDKATMPWESFVEGVILHVGIEAGDTVAVNAPVFVIGKKGEAIDALLKEFGAGGAEKSAPALPSVAAPSPVATSAPKPSQIDLSTIEATAIRMRKMTDTMEEGVLANWLVKVGDKVKVGDAVAEVETDKATMDFETYDEGTILHLAVEAGTSVPVGTILAIVGKAGADFSKILEAEAKGVVLEMETPVLEESKKEPAHSEKNTPVHTPAPAQATTPAVATTGGRIFISPLAKRLAEEKGYDLAQIVGSGEGGRIVKKDVEAFRPSAAQPLVSNPLAVPISAASEQFTEEKVSQMRKTIAKRLADSKYTAPHFYLTISINMDNAIAARKSINEVSEVKISFNDMVIKAVAMALRKHPKVNSSWRGDVIRYNQHVHIGVAVAVEEGLLVPVVRFADTKSLSQIAGEVKGYAQKAKDKKLQPSDWEGNTFTISNLGMFGIEEFTGIINPPDACILAVGAIIEQPIVRNGQIVVGNLMKMTLSCDHRVVDGAIGASFLQTLQTLLENPVRMLV from the coding sequence ATGGCAGAAATCATCAATTTGCCGCGCATGACCGATACGATGGAAGAAGGCGTAGTGTCTTCGGTATTGGTAAAAGTAGGCGATAGCGTCAAATCGGGCGATACATTGGCAGAGGTAGAAACGGATAAGGCTACCATGCCTTGGGAATCTTTTGTAGAGGGCGTGATTTTGCACGTTGGCATCGAGGCAGGCGATACCGTTGCCGTCAATGCTCCAGTTTTTGTTATCGGAAAGAAAGGCGAAGCCATTGACGCACTGCTCAAAGAATTTGGGGCAGGGGGCGCGGAAAAATCCGCTCCTGCTCTCCCTTCGGTTGCTGCTCCCTCGCCTGTGGCTACCTCCGCGCCCAAGCCGAGCCAAATTGACCTTAGCACGATTGAAGCCACTGCCATTCGCATGCGCAAAATGACCGACACGATGGAAGAAGGTGTTTTGGCAAATTGGTTGGTCAAAGTTGGCGATAAGGTCAAAGTTGGGGACGCTGTTGCCGAAGTAGAAACCGACAAAGCCACCATGGACTTCGAAACCTATGACGAAGGCACTATCCTGCACCTTGCCGTAGAAGCGGGAACGAGCGTTCCTGTCGGGACAATTTTAGCCATCGTCGGCAAAGCAGGCGCAGATTTTAGCAAAATCTTGGAAGCAGAGGCAAAAGGCGTGGTCTTAGAAATGGAAACGCCTGTTTTGGAAGAGAGCAAAAAAGAGCCAGCCCATAGCGAAAAAAATACCCCCGTCCATACGCCTGCCCCTGCACAAGCGACAACGCCTGCCGTTGCTACAACAGGCGGACGCATCTTTATTTCGCCACTTGCCAAGCGTTTGGCAGAAGAAAAAGGGTATGATTTGGCGCAAATTGTAGGTTCGGGCGAAGGGGGCAGAATTGTAAAAAAAGACGTAGAAGCCTTCCGCCCTTCGGCGGCACAACCCCTTGTCAGCAATCCGCTTGCAGTCCCTATTTCGGCGGCAAGCGAGCAATTTACAGAGGAAAAAGTTTCCCAAATGCGCAAAACTATCGCCAAGCGTTTGGCAGATAGCAAATACACAGCACCGCATTTCTACCTGACTATTTCTATCAATATGGACAACGCCATTGCCGCTCGCAAGAGCATCAATGAGGTTTCCGAAGTCAAGATTTCTTTCAATGACATGGTCATCAAAGCCGTTGCGATGGCACTTCGCAAGCACCCCAAAGTCAATTCTTCTTGGCGCGGAGATGTCATTCGTTACAATCAGCACGTGCATATTGGCGTAGCCGTAGCGGTAGAGGAAGGGCTTTTAGTGCCTGTTGTGCGCTTTGCCGACACCAAATCGCTCTCACAAATTGCAGGTGAGGTAAAAGGCTATGCACAGAAAGCGAAAGACAAAAAACTCCAACCTTCGGATTGGGAAGGCAATACTTTCACCATCTCTAATTTGGGCATGTTTGGCATCGAGGAATTTACGGGTATCATCAATCCGCCTGATGCTTGTATCTTGGCAGTAGGGGCAATTATCGAGCAACCGATTGTCAGGAACGGGCAAATTGTGGTAGGCAATTTGATGAAAATGACCCTTTCTTGCGACCACCGCGTAGTAGATGGCGCAATAGGCGCGTCTTTCCTACAAACGCTGCAAACGCTTTTAGAAAATCCTGTCCGCATGCTGGTCTAA
- the rlmB gene encoding 23S rRNA (guanosine(2251)-2'-O)-methyltransferase RlmB, giving the protein MTMPASNFQKPTPKDFIFGIHPVLEALYAETDMEKIFIQKDLNSPHIEEILKLAKGRRVMVQRTPKERLDRITRKVHQGVIAFLSLVPYADVENIVAETYLKGKVPFVLALDRITDVRNFGAMVRSAECAGVDAILIPEKGAARIGSDAVKTSAGAIHHIPICKSHNFWLTLRNLKDAGLQLVAATEKGSDSPYQTDFNLPTVVVMGSEEDGITEAVLSLADRKVAIPLRGKIGSLNVSVAAGVLLFEALRQKTEK; this is encoded by the coding sequence ATGACCATGCCTGCCTCGAATTTTCAAAAGCCTACGCCCAAAGATTTTATCTTCGGGATTCACCCCGTTTTAGAGGCTCTCTATGCCGAAACGGACATGGAGAAAATTTTTATCCAAAAAGACCTAAACAGTCCGCACATCGAGGAAATCCTCAAACTTGCCAAAGGCAGGCGCGTTATGGTGCAGCGCACGCCAAAAGAACGATTAGACCGCATTACGCGCAAGGTGCATCAGGGCGTTATTGCCTTTCTTTCGCTTGTCCCTTATGCAGATGTAGAAAACATTGTAGCCGAAACTTATTTGAAAGGCAAAGTGCCTTTTGTGCTGGCTTTGGATAGAATTACAGACGTGCGCAATTTTGGGGCAATGGTTCGAAGTGCCGAGTGTGCAGGGGTAGATGCGATTTTGATACCCGAAAAAGGGGCGGCGCGTATTGGCAGTGATGCGGTCAAGACTTCGGCAGGTGCGATTCACCACATTCCGATATGCAAGAGTCATAATTTTTGGCTTACGCTACGCAATTTGAAAGATGCAGGGTTGCAACTTGTGGCAGCCACAGAAAAGGGCAGCGATTCGCCCTACCAAACAGACTTCAATTTGCCTACGGTAGTGGTCATGGGGTCGGAAGAAGACGGCATCACAGAGGCGGTTCTTTCTCTGGCAGATAGAAAAGTTGCGATTCCGCTTCGAGGCAAAATCGGCTCTTTGAATGTATCGGTGGCAGCAGGTGTCTTGCTTTTTGAGGCATTGCGACAAAAAACAGAAAAGTAG
- a CDS encoding aminotransferase class I/II-fold pyridoxal phosphate-dependent enzyme, with protein MRPFPASLEKALQQRALAGNLRSLQLAMRKGIDFYSNDYLGLAQNEILNQKIRSEYEKLVQKKDFFQYQGATGSRLLSGNYPYLEEAEAFCADFFKSETALFFASGYHANSALLSALPTRHDLILYDSLVHASLKEGYRLSFAEKKAFAHNDFDDLEKKLQQFRKQKSECYIILESLYSMDGDKADIKTAVALANHYQAYLILDEAHTTGIWGETGQGCAVALGLEGEILARVHTFGKAIGAQGAVVCGSQALKSYLVNFALPFIYSTAPPLFQVLSVVESLTFIQKNTYLIKKLQENIDFFGQKIQKKGANMPFMPESPIQTVPQKGNLACKTKAKKLQEKGFELRPILSPTVREGQERLRVCLHAFNTHQEIEQLVEAICENN; from the coding sequence ATGCGCCCCTTCCCTGCTTCTCTTGAAAAGGCTTTACAGCAACGTGCGTTGGCGGGCAATTTGCGTAGCTTGCAGCTTGCTATGCGAAAGGGCATCGATTTTTACTCGAATGATTATTTAGGCTTGGCGCAAAATGAAATTCTAAATCAAAAAATTAGAAGTGAGTACGAAAAATTAGTACAAAAAAAAGACTTTTTTCAGTATCAAGGGGCGACAGGCTCACGCCTACTTTCGGGCAACTACCCCTATTTAGAAGAAGCGGAAGCCTTTTGCGCTGATTTTTTCAAATCGGAAACGGCTCTTTTTTTTGCTTCGGGCTACCACGCCAATAGTGCCTTGCTTTCTGCTTTGCCTACGCGCCACGACCTCATTTTATACGATTCCCTCGTTCATGCTTCTTTAAAAGAGGGCTACCGTTTGAGTTTTGCGGAAAAAAAAGCCTTTGCGCATAATGATTTTGACGATTTAGAAAAAAAACTACAACAATTTAGAAAGCAAAAAAGCGAATGTTATATCATTTTGGAAAGTCTTTATTCTATGGACGGCGATAAGGCTGATATAAAAACTGCCGTTGCGTTAGCAAATCATTATCAAGCCTATCTAATTTTGGACGAAGCGCATACTACGGGCATTTGGGGCGAAACAGGGCAAGGCTGTGCAGTGGCTTTGGGCTTGGAAGGCGAAATTTTGGCGCGTGTGCATACCTTCGGGAAGGCGATTGGAGCGCAAGGGGCAGTAGTCTGTGGCAGTCAAGCCCTTAAATCCTATCTGGTCAATTTCGCCTTGCCTTTTATTTATTCTACTGCGCCGCCCTTGTTTCAGGTGCTTAGTGTGGTAGAATCGCTTACTTTTATCCAAAAAAATACCTATTTAATAAAAAAATTACAAGAAAATATTGATTTTTTTGGTCAGAAGATACAAAAAAAAGGTGCAAATATGCCATTTATGCCCGAAAGTCCCATTCAAACAGTGCCACAAAAAGGTAATTTGGCTTGTAAAACAAAAGCGAAAAAACTGCAAGAAAAGGGCTTCGAATTGCGCCCCATTCTTTCGCCCACCGTTAGAGAGGGGCAGGAAAGGCTTAGAGTTTGCCTGCATGCCTTCAATACGCACCAAGAAATTGAGCAGTTGGTAGAGGCGATTTGTGAAAATAATTGA
- a CDS encoding NAD(P)/FAD-dependent oxidoreductase: protein MNQTHFQILIAGGGNAGIGTAAQLLRQNSQLKIGIIEPSDKHYYQPAWTLVGGGDYDINATVRPQSECLPKKATHIKARVTAFKPEENTVETDNGIFTYDYLIVALGIQLDWDKVKGLKENLGKNNISSNYTFQTAPYTFEALKTLKKGQTALFTNPNTPIKCGGAPQKIMYLAADYLRKQGILKDVGVHFYSAGGVIFGVKKYADTLNKIIARYGIQTHFKHNLIEIKGDEKKAIFVNENQEKVEVDFDMIHVTPPQSAPDVIKKSALAMPDNPLGWVEVDAATLQHRRFANVFSLGDAASTPNAKTGAAIRKQAPVLVQNLLALMQNQPLLAAYNGYGSCPLITGYGKLVLAEFDYKNEPTETFFFNQAEERLSMYWLKKYALPYLYWNKILKGTA, encoded by the coding sequence ATGAATCAGACCCATTTTCAAATCCTTATCGCAGGGGGAGGCAATGCTGGAATAGGCACTGCCGCCCAACTTTTGCGCCAAAATTCGCAACTCAAAATAGGCATCATCGAGCCTTCGGATAAGCACTATTATCAACCTGCTTGGACGCTTGTCGGTGGTGGCGACTACGACATCAATGCCACTGTACGCCCTCAAAGTGAGTGCCTGCCCAAAAAAGCGACGCACATCAAGGCACGCGTTACGGCTTTCAAGCCCGAAGAAAATACCGTCGAAACCGATAACGGCATCTTTACTTACGACTACCTTATTGTGGCTTTGGGTATTCAATTAGATTGGGATAAAGTAAAAGGATTAAAAGAAAATTTAGGTAAAAATAATATCAGTAGCAACTATACCTTTCAAACCGCACCTTACACTTTCGAAGCCCTCAAAACTTTGAAAAAGGGACAAACGGCACTCTTTACAAACCCAAACACGCCTATCAAATGTGGGGGCGCACCCCAAAAAATTATGTATTTGGCGGCAGATTACCTCCGAAAACAAGGTATTTTGAAAGATGTGGGTGTACATTTTTATTCCGCAGGTGGTGTTATTTTTGGTGTAAAAAAATACGCCGATACGCTCAATAAAATCATTGCGCGTTATGGCATACAAACCCATTTTAAGCACAATTTAATAGAAATTAAAGGCGACGAAAAAAAGGCAATTTTTGTAAATGAAAATCAAGAAAAAGTAGAAGTAGATTTTGATATGATTCACGTAACGCCGCCTCAATCTGCCCCCGATGTTATTAAAAAAAGTGCTTTGGCAATGCCCGACAACCCTTTGGGGTGGGTAGAAGTAGATGCTGCTACGCTCCAACATAGGCGTTTTGCCAATGTTTTTAGTTTGGGCGACGCAGCTTCCACGCCTAACGCCAAAACTGGGGCAGCCATTCGCAAGCAAGCACCCGTATTGGTGCAAAACTTACTTGCTTTGATGCAAAATCAGCCACTCCTTGCTGCCTACAATGGCTACGGCTCTTGTCCGCTCATTACAGGTTATGGCAAATTGGTCTTAGCCGAATTCGATTACAAAAATGAACCTACGGAAACTTTCTTTTTCAACCAAGCCGAAGAAAGATTGAGCATGTATTGGCTCAAAAAGTACGCCCTGCCCTATTTATATTGGAATAAAATCTTGAAGGGGACAGCTTAG
- a CDS encoding FtsW/RodA/SpoVE family cell cycle protein, producing the protein METLYTKTQKQFFEGDRTIWAIVILLSIFSVLAVYSATGTLAFKRLDGDTEYYLLKHAILLALSLVAMWVCHRIDYKYYSRLSRFALLISAPLLLLTWLFGSTVNEATRWLMIPFINQSFQVSDLAKLALIANTASMLSKRQQSIRELQRAILPIIFWCGLICGLIALSNFSSAVLLFVTCLLLMFIGRVPLRYLATMVVIGGLACGIALALGQRLGTAIERVSTFVRANNKVSFQEEQSYIAVATGGIVGKGIGNSHQRNLLPHPYSDFIYAIIVEEYGLFGGIIVLILFLTLLYRGMVTMAKSERAFGGLLSAGLSFSLVLQALTHMAVVVGLAPVTGLPLPLISMGGTSLLFTGISLGIVLSVSRGEREILDHEKPVETGFQRV; encoded by the coding sequence ATGGAAACCCTTTATACCAAAACCCAAAAGCAATTCTTTGAAGGCGACCGTACCATTTGGGCTATCGTCATTTTGCTCTCCATTTTTAGCGTCTTGGCGGTTTATAGTGCCACAGGCACGCTGGCTTTCAAGCGTTTAGATGGTGATACAGAATATTATTTGCTCAAACACGCCATTTTGTTGGCACTTAGCTTAGTCGCGATGTGGGTCTGTCATCGGATAGACTACAAATATTATTCGCGCCTTTCGCGCTTTGCCCTGCTCATTTCTGCCCCGCTGCTCTTGCTTACTTGGCTTTTTGGCTCTACGGTCAATGAGGCAACGCGTTGGCTCATGATTCCTTTTATTAACCAAAGTTTTCAGGTGTCTGATTTGGCAAAATTAGCCCTCATTGCCAATACTGCCAGCATGCTTTCAAAGCGACAACAGAGCATCCGCGAACTACAACGCGCCATTTTGCCCATCATTTTTTGGTGTGGTCTGATATGCGGTTTGATAGCCCTTAGTAATTTTTCGAGTGCCGTCTTGCTCTTCGTTACTTGCCTATTGCTGATGTTTATTGGGCGTGTGCCGCTGCGCTATTTAGCGACGATGGTCGTCATTGGCGGACTTGCCTGCGGAATCGCCTTAGCCTTGGGGCAGCGTCTGGGAACAGCCATCGAGCGCGTCAGTACGTTTGTAAGGGCGAATAATAAAGTTTCTTTTCAGGAAGAACAATCCTATATTGCCGTCGCCACGGGCGGTATTGTGGGGAAAGGAATCGGCAATAGCCATCAGCGCAACCTGCTTCCGCACCCTTATTCTGACTTTATCTATGCGATTATTGTAGAAGAATATGGACTTTTCGGAGGAATTATTGTCTTAATTTTATTTCTTACTCTGCTCTATCGGGGCATGGTTACGATGGCGAAATCAGAACGCGCCTTTGGGGGCTTGCTTTCGGCAGGGCTAAGTTTTAGTCTGGTCTTGCAAGCACTCACGCACATGGCAGTTGTGGTAGGGCTTGCCCCTGTAACGGGCTTACCCTTGCCCCTTATCAGCATGGGCGGTACTTCGCTGCTCTTTACGGGCATTTCGCTTGGCATTGTGCTAAGTGTTAGCCGAGGGGAGCGCGAAATTTTAGACCATGAAAAACCTGTGGAAACGGGTTTTCAGCGCGTCTAA
- a CDS encoding M23 family metallopeptidase: MKTQRTLWELLTRGYLFIVRDEENFEIRRSFRFNYAKIAVLGMVLSLFLLIPAFFVGRSLGTNAITIGSDKAELLKLLQKTDSLETTLTQQEEYHKRLRSIISGKPIEELIEQEQAQENSGSISPEELGKISKQDSLFRKEFEEDESESKNNLKNKQEQVEIRNIVFFPPVTGIITNRYQSQTEHYGVDIVAPKNEPIKATAAGTVILASWTQDAGYVIGVQHANELISFYKHNSVLLKSVGETVKAGEPLAIIGNTGELTDGPHLHFELWYAGNPVNPEDFVSF, from the coding sequence TTGAAGACACAACGTACCCTTTGGGAACTGCTCACGCGCGGCTACCTTTTTATTGTGCGCGACGAGGAGAACTTCGAAATTCGTCGTTCTTTCCGTTTTAATTATGCCAAAATTGCCGTCTTGGGCATGGTGCTAAGTTTGTTCTTGCTTATCCCTGCGTTTTTTGTGGGTAGAAGTTTGGGTACAAATGCCATCACTATCGGTAGCGATAAAGCCGAACTACTCAAATTGTTGCAAAAAACGGACTCTTTGGAAACTACTTTGACACAACAAGAAGAATATCATAAACGTTTGCGAAGTATCATCAGCGGCAAGCCCATTGAAGAATTGATAGAGCAGGAGCAAGCGCAAGAAAATAGCGGCAGCATTTCGCCCGAAGAATTGGGCAAAATTTCAAAGCAGGATTCGCTTTTCCGCAAAGAATTTGAAGAAGATGAATCAGAATCGAAAAATAATTTGAAAAATAAACAAGAACAAGTAGAAATTCGAAATATCGTCTTTTTTCCCCCTGTTACGGGCATTATCACAAATCGCTACCAAAGCCAAACTGAGCATTACGGCGTAGATATTGTAGCTCCGAAGAACGAGCCTATCAAAGCCACTGCCGCAGGAACGGTGATTTTGGCTTCTTGGACACAAGACGCAGGTTATGTAATTGGGGTGCAGCACGCCAACGAATTGATTTCATTTTACAAGCATAATTCTGTATTGCTTAAAAGTGTAGGCGAAACGGTGAAAGCAGGCGAGCCGCTTGCCATTATAGGCAATACAGGTGAGCTTACTGATGGTCCTCACCTGCATTTCGAACTTTGGTATGCAGGAAACCCTGTCAATCCCGAAGATTTTGTTTCTTTCTAA
- the mnmD gene encoding tRNA (5-methylaminomethyl-2-thiouridine)(34)-methyltransferase MnmD — MQKRTLEVQTCPDGSQTLYWRELDETYHSRHGAIAESQHVFIKMGWDFQTQRQDFTPQNPLRILEIGLGTGLNALLTRLVAQNQEVSTFYQSLEPYPLEAELIPKLNYAQNLGVENHYFEAIHAANWEENIQLDSFFELKKSQTTLENWEAPFNFFHLLYFDAFAPNKQSEVWSVENLEKCYQSLQKGGVLVTYCSQGQFKRNLKSVGFTLENLAGPPYKREMIRATK, encoded by the coding sequence ATGCAAAAACGTACCCTCGAAGTACAGACCTGTCCTGACGGTTCGCAGACCCTCTATTGGCGCGAATTAGACGAAACCTACCACTCACGACATGGCGCGATTGCTGAATCGCAACACGTGTTTATCAAGATGGGTTGGGATTTTCAAACCCAACGGCAAGATTTTACCCCACAAAATCCTTTGCGCATTTTAGAAATTGGCTTAGGAACAGGACTCAATGCCTTACTTACGCGCTTAGTCGCTCAAAATCAGGAAGTTAGCACTTTTTATCAAAGTTTAGAACCTTATCCACTCGAAGCCGAATTGATACCTAAATTGAACTATGCACAAAATTTAGGCGTAGAAAACCACTACTTTGAGGCAATTCATGCCGCCAACTGGGAGGAAAATATACAATTAGATTCTTTTTTCGAACTCAAAAAAAGCCAAACAACCTTAGAAAATTGGGAAGCACCCTTCAATTTTTTTCACCTGCTTTATTTTGATGCCTTTGCACCCAACAAACAAAGCGAAGTTTGGTCGGTAGAAAATCTGGAAAAATGCTACCAAAGTCTGCAAAAAGGGGGCGTTTTGGTTACTTACTGCTCACAAGGGCAATTTAAGCGCAATTTGAAAAGTGTAGGTTTTACACTCGAAAACTTAGCGGGACCGCCCTACAAGCGTGAAATGATACGGGCAACAAAATAG
- a CDS encoding helix-turn-helix domain-containing protein, translating to MNQNKNLTTLDTFLNEQYGEMGTPAREAFEKGYQSFRLGFLLRQARLKQGISTEELANKCGISSNQIQKIEDDTNELTLDTLQKIVEIGLGGKIRLSIDLP from the coding sequence ATGAATCAGAACAAAAATCTCACAACTCTTGATACGTTTCTAAACGAACAATATGGCGAAATGGGTACGCCTGCACGTGAAGCCTTCGAAAAAGGGTATCAATCTTTTAGGCTTGGCTTCCTTTTGCGTCAAGCACGCCTTAAACAAGGAATTTCAACGGAAGAATTGGCTAATAAATGTGGCATTAGTTCTAATCAAATTCAAAAAATAGAAGATGATACGAATGAACTTACGCTCGATACACTTCAAAAAATTGTAGAGATAGGTTTAGGAGGTAAGATTCGGCTATCCATAGATTTGCCCTAA
- a CDS encoding type II toxin-antitoxin system RelE/ParE family toxin: MEDNKVRNVAFYKSYFFDFFAQQRVKVQEKILWTLKLLETIEQIPTTYLKHIEDTEGLYEVRVKQGSDIFRIFCFFDKGNLIVLANGFHKKTQKTPKAEIQQALKIKQEYESEQKSHNS; the protein is encoded by the coding sequence ATGGAAGATAACAAAGTGCGAAATGTAGCTTTCTATAAAAGCTATTTTTTTGACTTTTTTGCCCAACAGAGAGTTAAAGTTCAGGAAAAAATACTTTGGACGCTCAAACTGCTTGAAACCATAGAGCAAATACCGACTACTTATCTCAAACACATAGAAGATACGGAAGGGCTGTATGAAGTTCGAGTAAAACAAGGCAGCGATATTTTCCGTATATTTTGCTTCTTTGATAAGGGAAATTTGATTGTATTGGCAAATGGTTTTCACAAGAAAACCCAGAAAACACCAAAAGCGGAGATTCAACAAGCCTTAAAAATAAAACAAGAATATGAATCAGAACAAAAATCTCACAACTCTTGA
- a CDS encoding MerR family transcriptional regulator, with translation MNTYSIRDLENLTGIKAHTLRMWEQRYGIVKPKRTDTNIRFYDAEDLKMMLNVALLNNHGVKISKIAKMSEEELCRKVNETLAKTSDYQAQMAALTVAMIDLNEEQFEKIMATNILQFGFEKTMVQIIFPFLMRIGVLWMTNTINPAQEHFITNLIRQKLIVAIDGQYRTSLPNAQKFILYLPSGELHELSLLFAYYVIKARGHKVIYLGQNLPLRDLQETQAVHQAQFIMTVITSSPSSDDVEDYIGELQARFPKTRLLLTGFQVVGHDLRDRHNIMVLHKVQDLIEFLDYKLSEEIKESRR, from the coding sequence ATCAATACCTACTCCATACGCGATTTAGAAAACTTGACGGGAATCAAAGCGCACACGCTTCGCATGTGGGAACAGCGTTATGGTATTGTCAAGCCCAAACGCACCGATACCAACATACGGTTTTATGATGCGGAAGATTTGAAGATGATGCTCAATGTGGCTCTGCTTAATAATCATGGCGTAAAAATTTCGAAGATTGCTAAGATGAGCGAAGAAGAGCTATGCCGAAAAGTAAATGAAACCTTAGCCAAAACTTCTGATTATCAGGCACAAATGGCTGCCCTCACTGTGGCGATGATAGATTTGAACGAAGAGCAGTTCGAAAAAATTATGGCTACAAATATCCTACAATTTGGCTTCGAAAAGACGATGGTGCAGATTATTTTTCCTTTCCTAATGCGCATAGGCGTTTTGTGGATGACTAATACCATCAATCCTGCACAGGAGCATTTCATTACCAATCTTATCCGCCAGAAACTCATTGTCGCGATTGACGGACAATATCGCACTTCCCTACCCAACGCCCAAAAATTTATCCTTTACCTTCCCAGCGGCGAGCTACACGAACTTTCTCTGCTTTTTGCCTACTATGTCATCAAAGCACGCGGACACAAGGTCATTTATTTGGGACAAAACCTGCCCCTACGCGACTTGCAAGAAACACAAGCCGTCCATCAGGCGCAGTTTATCATGACCGTCATTACCTCCTCCCCTTCTTCTGATGACGTGGAAGATTATATCGGCGAGCTACAAGCACGTTTCCCCAAGACGCGCCTCTTGCTCACTGGTTTTCAGGTAGTTGGACACGATTTGCGCGATAGACACAACATTATGGTTTTGCATAAAGTACAGGATTTAATAGAATTTTTAGACTATAAATTATCCGAAGAAATCAAAGAAAGTAGAAGATAA